The Plasmodium knowlesi strain H genome assembly, chromosome: 14 genome has a segment encoding these proteins:
- a CDS encoding parasitophorous vacuolar protein 2, putative, with the protein MVFLARVTIVFLLVCALLCWAPTIGKEKKTVKKEVCFFQKLRNKLINYIASKKKFDSNGWIDLSLLKGEKFHPIDLRIEDDKVICNSNKQIMEVTVVKQKFLKHTVDASYHELTVHTKKMPSDGKHLSIIPLMKMKTNKKQGGRTTLAKEAWLSPVYAFPPNFEGYIVCTKKNTNALFVPKAVKPVQFVSGPWKVRVSVNFYKCPLSNFGRIFQITIIDQVNILLNKEKSFIWPIPLTSFFQVYDLHLAVRECKKGNFCDLEYTPNRDGSNGTLTLNCQSLGKTKNLSMTNALLFSAYLGMAVAQGLSYPLTHKSPDDYLNNQYSDASTGTPRIHKGVTKSYLMDEDLEERHKSSLKKLTLITNLLFLGGTGIANAAYGIKTLVDIVKNLKSINEEFEQALSFYPWELRYPKSDLGSQGGKMPKVELEKKTEKSGKKAEPKEKGGNINKVVTMYEMDASQIIQTGNKQGNQKEGVTQKKNKKSVNDSQVNDSKAPPKENEPSILKIFEQNIVDN; encoded by the coding sequence ATGGTTTTCCTCGCACGAGTGACAATCGTTTTCCTTCTGGTGTGCGCCCTGCTCTGTTGGGCACCGACcattggaaaagaaaaaaagacagtaaaaaaagaagtatgcttttttcaaaagttaAGGAACAAATTAATCAACTACATTGCAAGCAAGAAAAAGTTTGATTCAAACGGATGGATAGATTTGTCTCTGCTGAAAGGTGAGAAGTTCCATCCAATCGATCTACGTATAGAAGATGATAAAGTTATTTGTAACTCCAACAAACAAATTATGGAAGTAACTGTGGTGAAACAGAAGTTCCTAAAGCACACAGTCGATGCGTCTTATCACGAATTAACAGTGCACACTAAAAAAATGCCTTCCGATGGAAAACATCTTTCCATAATCCCattaatgaaaatgaaaacgaacaaaaaacaaGGGGGAAGAACTACACTTGCAAAAGAAGCATGGTTATCCCCTGTGTATGCATTTCCCCCTAATTTTGAAGGTTATATTGTAtgcacaaagaaaaatacaaatgctTTGTTCGTGCCAAAGGCAGTGAAACCGGTGCAGTTTGTATCAGGTCCATGGAAAGTACGCGTAAGTGTAAACTTCTATAAATGTCCACTCTCCAATTTTGGCAGAATATTCCAAATAACCATAATAGACCAAGTAAATATTCTATTGAATAAGGAGAAATCGTTCATCTGGCCGATTCCTctaacttcttttttccaagtgTATGATTTACATTTAGCAGTTAGAGAATGTAAGAAAGGGAATTTTTGTGATCTAGAGTATACACCAAACAGGGATGGAAGCAATGGCACTCTTACATTGAATTGTCAAAGTTTGGGGAAGACAAAGAATCTTAGCATGACTAATGCATTACTGTTTTCAGCTTACCTGGGTATGGCAGTCGCCCAGGGTTTATCCTACCCATTGACGCATAAATCTCCAGACGATTATCTAAATAACCAGTATAGTGATGCTTCAACGGGCACTCCAAGGATTCACAAAGGAGTTACTAAGTCCTACCTTATGGATGAGGATCTAGAGGAAAGACACAAAAGTTCATTAAAGAAGCTCACTCTCATCACAAATTTACTCTTTCTAGGCGGAACAGGAATTGCCAACGCTGCTTATGGTATTAAAACTCTTGTAGATATCgtcaaaaatttgaaaagcaTAAATGAGGAATTTGAACAGGCCTTGTCTTTCTATCCATGGGAATTGCGCTACCCTAAGAGTGACCTCGGTTCACAGGGGGGCAAAATGCCTAAGGTAgagttggagaaaaaaacggaaaaaagcGGCAAGAAAGCAGAgccaaaggagaagggagGGAATATTAACAAAGTAGTGACGATGTACGAGATGGATGCGAGCCAGATAATTCAAACCGGTAACAAGCAGGGCAACCAAAAGGAAGGAGTAACccaaaagaagaacaagaaaaGTGTGAATGACAGCCAAGTCAATGATTCCAAGGCACCCCCCAAAGAAAATGAACCTAGCATTCTAAAAATCTTCGAACAAAATATTGTAGACAATTAG